One segment of Paraburkholderia bonniea DNA contains the following:
- the xsc gene encoding sulfoacetaldehyde acetyltransferase, with translation MSEQDPAPSRTTVPTGAQAMTPSEAFVETLVANGVTDMFGIMGSAFMDAMDIFAPAGIRLIPVVHEQGAGHMADGYARVSGRHGVVIGQNGPGISNCVTAIAAAYWAHSPVVIVTPEAGTMGIGLGGFQEAHQLPMFQEFTKYQGHVTHPARMAEFTGRCFDRAMAEMGPTQLNIPRDYFYGQIKATIPQPQKLDRGPGGEKSLNAAADLIAQARFPVIISGGGVVMADAIEQCQALAERLGAPVVNSYLHNDSFPASHPLWCGPLGYQGSKAAMKLLAQADVVIALGSRLGPFGTLPQHGMDYWPKDAKIIQIDADHKMLGLVKTISVGICGDAKAAAIALSQRLAGRTVACDASRDERARLIAAEKAAWEKELDAWTHERDAYSLDMIEEQKHERLPGGGQYLHPRQVLRELEKAMPDDVMVSTDIGNINSVANSYLRFNRPRSFFAAMSWGNCGYAFPTIIGAKVAAPERPAVSYAGDGAWGMSLMETMTCVRHDIPVTAVVFHNRQWGAEKKNQVDFYNRRFVAGELDNQSFAAIAQAMGAEGIVVDRLEDVGPALKRAIDLQMNHRKTTIIEIMCTRELGDPFRRDALAKPIRLLDKYKDFV, from the coding sequence ATGAGCGAGCAAGATCCCGCACCCAGCCGTACCACTGTCCCAACCGGCGCACAGGCCATGACCCCGTCGGAAGCCTTCGTCGAAACCCTCGTCGCCAACGGCGTCACCGATATGTTCGGCATCATGGGCTCAGCCTTCATGGATGCGATGGACATCTTCGCGCCCGCTGGCATTCGCCTGATTCCGGTGGTCCACGAGCAGGGTGCGGGCCACATGGCCGACGGCTATGCACGTGTCTCTGGCCGCCATGGCGTGGTTATCGGGCAGAACGGGCCGGGCATCAGCAATTGCGTTACCGCTATTGCCGCCGCTTACTGGGCCCACAGCCCGGTGGTGATCGTCACCCCCGAGGCTGGCACCATGGGCATCGGCCTCGGCGGCTTCCAGGAAGCGCATCAGTTGCCGATGTTCCAGGAGTTCACCAAATACCAGGGCCACGTCACGCATCCCGCGCGCATGGCCGAATTCACCGGCCGCTGCTTTGACCGCGCGATGGCCGAGATGGGCCCCACTCAGCTCAATATCCCGCGCGATTATTTCTACGGCCAGATCAAGGCCACGATTCCCCAGCCACAAAAACTCGATCGCGGCCCCGGGGGAGAGAAAAGCCTGAACGCCGCCGCCGATCTGATCGCGCAGGCTCGCTTCCCCGTCATCATTTCTGGCGGCGGTGTGGTGATGGCCGATGCCATCGAGCAGTGTCAGGCCCTTGCCGAACGCCTGGGCGCACCGGTGGTTAACAGCTATCTGCACAACGATTCGTTTCCGGCGAGCCACCCGTTGTGGTGCGGCCCGCTTGGCTATCAAGGTTCCAAGGCGGCGATGAAACTGCTGGCGCAGGCCGATGTTGTGATCGCGCTCGGCTCGCGTCTCGGGCCTTTCGGCACCCTGCCACAGCACGGCATGGATTACTGGCCCAAAGACGCGAAGATCATCCAGATTGATGCCGATCACAAGATGCTCGGACTGGTGAAAACCATTTCGGTGGGAATCTGCGGCGATGCCAAGGCGGCTGCCATCGCGCTCAGCCAGCGTCTCGCTGGCCGCACAGTGGCCTGCGATGCCAGCCGCGACGAACGCGCGCGCCTGATTGCGGCAGAGAAGGCGGCTTGGGAGAAGGAGCTCGACGCGTGGACCCACGAGCGCGACGCCTATAGCCTGGACATGATCGAGGAGCAAAAACACGAGCGCCTCCCAGGTGGTGGACAGTATCTTCATCCACGCCAGGTGCTGCGTGAGCTCGAAAAGGCCATGCCTGACGATGTGATGGTCTCCACCGACATCGGCAATATCAACTCGGTCGCTAACAGCTACTTGCGCTTTAACCGGCCTCGCAGCTTCTTTGCTGCGATGAGCTGGGGCAACTGTGGCTACGCGTTTCCGACCATCATTGGCGCGAAGGTCGCCGCACCCGAGCGCCCTGCGGTGTCGTATGCCGGTGATGGAGCCTGGGGCATGAGCTTGATGGAAACCATGACCTGCGTGCGCCACGACATCCCGGTGACCGCCGTCGTGTTCCATAACCGCCAATGGGGCGCGGAGAAGAAAAACCAGGTTGATTTCTATAACCGCCGCTTCGTCGCCGGTGAGCTCGATAACCAGAGTTTTGCCGCGATTGCGCAGGCCATGGGGGCCGAGGGGATTGTGGTTGACCGTCTTGAGGACGTTGGGCCCGCACTTAAGCGCGCCATCGACTTGCAGATGAATCACCGTAAAACCACCATCATCGAAATCATGTGCACCCGCGAACTCGGTGATCCTTTCCGCCGCGATGCGCTCGCCAAGCCCATCCGTCTGCTCGATAAATACAAAGACTTTGTGTGA
- a CDS encoding GMC family oxidoreductase: MARSFDYIIVGAGSAGCVLANRLSANGRYSVCLLEAGPTDRYLWLHIPIGYSKTMFHPVYNWRFKTEPEPNMHGRALYWPRGRTLGGSSSINGLIYVRGQRHDYDHWSALGNHGWSWPECLHYFRRLEHNELGASATRGMEGPLWASTIKQRHELVDAFISAANKIGMRTVDDFNSGDQEGVGYYQLTTRKGWRCSSAVAYLKPARRRPNLHVETSALAAKILFEGTRATGIRYLKHGQTAEIHANKEVLLAAGALQSPQLLQVSGVGPAQLLRDFGIPVVADRPGVGENLQDHLQVRLIYEVARPISTNNLLHSWRGRAQMGLQWALFREGPLAVGINQGGMFCRALPDEAKTPDVQFHFSTLSADAAGGEVHAFPGCTYSICQLRPESRGVLRLRTTDMRDAPSLQPNYLSTDLDRRTTIAGVRFARRVAAAEPMAALMKREIRPGADAQTDDELLQFCREYGQTIFHPSGTAKMGVANDPLAVVDERLRVYGTRGLRVIDCSIMPTLVSGNTNVPVVMIAEKASDMILADADTEPAA, from the coding sequence ATGGCACGAAGCTTCGACTACATCATCGTCGGCGCGGGATCGGCTGGCTGCGTTCTCGCCAACCGCCTCTCGGCAAATGGCCGCTATTCGGTTTGTCTTCTCGAAGCCGGTCCCACTGACCGGTATCTGTGGCTGCACATTCCCATTGGCTATAGCAAGACGATGTTTCATCCGGTCTACAACTGGAGGTTCAAGACCGAGCCTGAGCCCAACATGCATGGCCGCGCGTTGTACTGGCCACGCGGCCGGACCCTCGGTGGCAGCAGTTCAATCAATGGGCTGATCTACGTGCGTGGCCAGCGACATGACTACGATCACTGGAGCGCGCTCGGAAACCACGGCTGGAGCTGGCCGGAGTGCCTCCACTACTTCCGGCGGCTCGAACACAATGAACTAGGTGCCTCGGCTACGCGTGGCATGGAAGGTCCGCTTTGGGCCTCGACGATCAAGCAGCGTCATGAACTCGTGGATGCGTTCATCAGCGCTGCAAACAAGATCGGCATGCGTACCGTTGACGATTTCAATAGCGGCGACCAGGAAGGCGTGGGCTATTACCAACTGACGACACGCAAGGGCTGGCGCTGTTCGAGCGCCGTGGCCTATCTCAAGCCCGCGCGCCGCCGCCCGAACCTGCATGTGGAAACCAGCGCACTCGCAGCGAAAATCCTCTTCGAAGGAACCCGGGCCACCGGGATTCGCTATCTGAAGCACGGCCAGACCGCCGAGATCCACGCCAACAAAGAGGTGCTGCTGGCCGCCGGTGCGCTGCAGTCCCCCCAATTGCTGCAAGTCTCGGGCGTGGGCCCGGCGCAGTTGCTCAGAGACTTCGGCATTCCTGTCGTGGCAGACCGGCCCGGTGTCGGTGAGAACCTCCAGGATCACCTGCAAGTGCGCCTGATCTATGAGGTGGCACGGCCGATCTCGACCAACAACTTGCTGCACTCCTGGCGTGGCCGGGCACAGATGGGGCTGCAATGGGCTTTGTTTCGGGAGGGACCGCTCGCGGTTGGTATCAATCAAGGCGGCATGTTCTGCCGCGCGCTGCCCGATGAGGCCAAAACGCCGGACGTCCAGTTCCATTTCTCGACGCTATCGGCCGATGCCGCTGGCGGCGAGGTTCATGCGTTTCCGGGCTGCACCTATTCGATTTGCCAGTTGCGGCCGGAATCGCGCGGAGTGTTGCGCCTCCGCACGACCGACATGCGTGATGCGCCATCACTACAGCCGAACTATCTTTCTACCGATCTCGACCGGCGTACAACCATCGCAGGCGTGCGTTTCGCGCGCCGGGTCGCTGCAGCCGAACCGATGGCGGCCTTGATGAAACGTGAAATCAGGCCAGGCGCGGACGCTCAAACCGACGACGAGTTGCTGCAGTTTTGCCGCGAGTATGGTCAGACGATCTTTCATCCGTCGGGAACGGCAAAGATGGGCGTGGCAAACGATCCGCTCGCAGTCGTCGATGAACGTCTGCGCGTGTATGGCACCCGTGGCTTGCGGGTGATCGATTGCTCGATCATGCCAACCCTCGTCTCGGGCAACACCAACGTGCCGGTCGTGATGATTGCCGAGAAGGCCTCGGACATGATTCTTGCCGATGCAGACACCGAGCCGGCGGCATGA
- a CDS encoding IclR family transcriptional regulator, giving the protein MSLADTPTLRAFALLEHLVNADGPVSLADIAQDTAWPKASLHRMLASLEAGGLVIREPGQKNAYVIGPRLAQLGLGVVMHSGARRLRHAILSRLVADLGETCNLTMLHETEVIYLDRMEAPWPLRLDLKPGSKVPVYCTASGKLLLATMLSREQRSAIVRALRIERFTPNTITDPEMLEAELDRTAHKRIGIDNEEFLVGIACVAVPVMNQDGICVAAIAVHAPVSRAPLSRSLEFVPRLQEAARELSSTF; this is encoded by the coding sequence ATGAGCCTTGCTGATACTCCGACGCTGCGCGCGTTCGCGCTGCTAGAACATCTCGTCAATGCGGACGGTCCGGTTTCGCTCGCGGACATCGCTCAGGACACCGCGTGGCCGAAAGCCTCCCTGCATCGCATGCTCGCGTCACTCGAAGCGGGTGGCCTCGTGATCCGCGAGCCCGGTCAGAAAAATGCCTATGTGATTGGTCCGCGCCTCGCACAGTTAGGCCTCGGCGTGGTCATGCATTCAGGCGCACGGCGTTTGCGTCACGCGATCCTCTCGCGGCTCGTGGCGGATCTCGGGGAAACCTGCAACCTCACGATGCTGCATGAAACCGAAGTCATCTATCTAGACCGTATGGAAGCGCCGTGGCCGCTCCGGCTTGATCTCAAGCCTGGCTCGAAGGTGCCGGTGTATTGCACCGCCAGCGGCAAGTTGCTGCTAGCGACCATGCTCTCGCGCGAGCAGCGCTCGGCCATCGTGCGCGCGCTGCGCATTGAACGCTTCACGCCGAATACCATCACCGATCCCGAGATGCTCGAAGCCGAACTCGATCGCACTGCACACAAGCGCATCGGCATCGACAACGAGGAGTTTCTCGTGGGCATTGCGTGCGTCGCTGTGCCGGTCATGAACCAGGATGGCATCTGCGTCGCCGCGATTGCGGTTCATGCGCCGGTTTCGCGGGCACCGCTTTCGCGTTCGCTGGAGTTTGTGCCGCGCCTGCAAGAAGCCGCGCGGGAACTGTCCAGTACGTTTTAA
- a CDS encoding nuclear transport factor 2 family protein: MTDTLTAPPRMTADTLAAFSHAFNRHDANALMGFMTEDCVFDTAGGNEIHGTRFTGRQAVRAAFEAVFKTFPDAHWGQGRHYVAGERGVSEWVFTGTHAEGWRIEAEGCDLFEFRDGLIAVKRAFRKERPKQPA, from the coding sequence ATGACCGACACGCTTACCGCACCGCCCAGGATGACGGCCGACACCCTGGCGGCTTTTTCCCATGCCTTCAACCGCCACGACGCCAATGCGCTGATGGGCTTTATGACCGAAGACTGTGTGTTCGATACAGCGGGTGGCAACGAAATCCACGGCACCCGCTTTACTGGACGCCAGGCCGTCCGCGCCGCCTTTGAAGCGGTATTTAAAACCTTTCCCGATGCTCACTGGGGACAGGGGCGGCACTACGTCGCGGGCGAACGCGGTGTGTCGGAATGGGTTTTTACCGGCACGCATGCGGAAGGCTGGCGCATCGAGGCCGAAGGCTGTGATCTCTTCGAGTTCCGCGACGGTCTGATCGCGGTCAAACGCGCCTTTCGCAAGGAGCGCCCGAAACAACCGGCCTAA